In the genome of Variibacter gotjawalensis, one region contains:
- a CDS encoding VOC family protein: protein MPYPDRQLPQQNEVFLDHVGYFVADLDAAGNQLERLGFQVSQINVQTNADAAGKLTPSGTSNRLARLRRGYLEILAATHDTPLAAQFRNQIARYQGLHLIAMAHDDIPGQRERLMKSGFAMQSVVQLDRKDVTLPGAPRVAWQVLRPEPGVMAEGRVQFTKSLTPDVLWQDHLVAHPNGADALTDLMLVSNDAAEATERFARYTDKPLRLSAALTTVELERGRIVITSTDNAEDFLPGYKAGSLPYMAGQAIRSRDLAHTRKTLTEAGVAPLVDKTNLILLSPSDALGSFMLFHDASVDAPWQVLTDLKNG from the coding sequence ATGCCGTATCCTGACCGTCAGCTTCCGCAGCAAAACGAAGTCTTTCTCGACCATGTCGGCTATTTCGTCGCCGACCTCGACGCCGCCGGAAACCAGCTCGAACGGCTCGGCTTCCAAGTTTCGCAGATCAATGTCCAAACCAATGCGGACGCAGCCGGCAAACTAACGCCGTCCGGCACGTCGAACCGTCTTGCCCGCCTCCGCCGCGGCTATCTGGAGATCCTCGCCGCGACGCACGACACGCCGCTCGCGGCGCAGTTCCGCAATCAGATCGCGCGCTACCAAGGCCTCCACCTCATCGCGATGGCGCATGACGATATTCCGGGGCAGCGCGAGCGGCTGATGAAATCCGGCTTTGCAATGCAGAGCGTCGTCCAGCTCGACCGCAAGGACGTGACGTTGCCGGGCGCACCGCGCGTTGCGTGGCAGGTGCTCAGGCCCGAGCCCGGCGTCATGGCCGAAGGCCGCGTGCAGTTCACGAAAAGCCTGACACCCGATGTGCTCTGGCAGGATCATCTCGTCGCGCACCCGAACGGCGCCGACGCACTCACGGACCTTATGCTCGTCAGCAACGACGCGGCGGAGGCAACCGAGCGTTTCGCGCGCTATACCGACAAGCCGCTGCGTTTGTCGGCAGCGCTAACCACGGTCGAACTCGAACGCGGGCGCATCGTCATCACAAGCACTGATAATGCCGAGGATTTCCTGCCAGGCTACAAAGCCGGCTCACTGCCCTACATGGCCGGCCAAGCGATCCGCTCGCGCGATCTCGCGCACACCCGCAAGACGTTGACCGAGGCCGGTGTTGCACCTCTTGTCGACAAGACTAATTTGATCTTGCTCTCACCGAGCGACGCGCTCGGCAGCTTCATGCTGTTTCACGACGCATCAGTGGATGCGCCCTGGCAAGTGCTCACCGATCTCAAAAATGGCTGA
- the thiL gene encoding thiamine-phosphate kinase, which produces MGRDDPRISGEDRLIAEYFRPIALAPGAMDLRDDAAFFTPPDGHDLVLTKDALVAGVHFFPDDPPRMIAQKALRVNLSDLAAKGAVPAGFLLALALPKPVDTAWLAAFSAGLQADAEEFACPLLGGDTVTTAGPITISITALGTLPRGTMVHREGAQAGDHIFVSGTIGDAALGLRLPRGGAAATQWGIDLAAADYLVGRYLVPHPRVGLTKAIRDYASSAMDVSDGLAGDLAKLCLASGVSADVDVTRIPLSTAAAAAVENNPDTLVTALTGGDDYEIVCTVAEDRRAAFIAAAQAASVDVVEIGRIVVGDAPPRFTRDGKVFDTGAGSFSHF; this is translated from the coding sequence ATGGGACGCGACGATCCCCGCATATCCGGCGAGGATCGTTTGATCGCGGAATACTTCCGCCCGATCGCGCTCGCGCCCGGCGCGATGGATTTGCGTGATGATGCGGCTTTCTTCACACCGCCGGACGGTCACGATCTTGTACTGACCAAGGACGCGCTGGTCGCGGGCGTGCATTTCTTCCCGGACGATCCGCCTCGCATGATCGCGCAGAAGGCGTTGCGCGTGAACCTCTCGGACCTCGCCGCGAAGGGCGCAGTGCCTGCGGGCTTTCTGCTTGCGTTGGCTTTGCCGAAGCCGGTCGATACCGCGTGGCTCGCGGCGTTCAGCGCCGGCCTGCAGGCGGACGCGGAAGAATTCGCGTGTCCACTCTTGGGCGGCGATACTGTCACGACGGCCGGGCCGATCACGATTTCAATCACGGCGCTCGGCACATTGCCTCGCGGCACGATGGTGCATCGTGAGGGCGCGCAAGCCGGCGACCATATTTTCGTTTCCGGTACGATCGGCGATGCGGCGTTGGGCTTGCGCCTGCCGCGCGGTGGAGCGGCGGCGACGCAATGGGGCATCGACCTTGCTGCCGCCGACTATCTGGTCGGGCGCTATTTGGTGCCACATCCGCGTGTCGGTTTGACGAAGGCTATCCGCGACTATGCGTCAAGCGCGATGGATGTATCCGACGGTTTGGCCGGCGATCTGGCGAAGCTGTGTCTCGCATCCGGGGTTTCGGCCGACGTCGATGTGACGCGGATTCCGCTGTCGACGGCGGCGGCTGCTGCGGTTGAGAACAATCCGGATACTTTGGTCACGGCACTTACGGGCGGCGACGACTACGAGATCGTTTGCACGGTTGCTGAGGATCGGCGCGCCGCGTTCATCGCCGCGGCGCAGGCGGCTTCAGTCGATGTGGTTGAGATCGGCCGCATCGTCGTGGGCGATGCGCCGCCGCGGTTCACGCGCGACGGCAAAGTGTTCGACACCGGGGCCGGTTCGTTCAGCCATTTTTGA
- the nusB gene encoding transcription antitermination factor NusB, with protein sequence MATAERPKNEERKANRRGAARLAAVQALYQMDLAGKGINEIFAEFESHWIGQEVEGSQYLPTDAAFFRDVVSGVVERQRSLDPLIDAALTKGWPLKRIEALMRAVLRAGLFELEKRSDIPARVIISEYVDVAHAFVDKDETGMINAVLHELAKTARPDELAKSS encoded by the coding sequence ATGGCAACCGCCGAGCGCCCGAAGAACGAAGAGCGTAAAGCCAACCGGCGCGGTGCCGCGCGGCTGGCCGCCGTTCAAGCGCTGTACCAGATGGACCTCGCCGGCAAAGGCATCAACGAGATCTTCGCGGAGTTCGAGAGCCACTGGATCGGCCAGGAGGTCGAAGGCTCGCAGTATCTTCCGACCGACGCGGCGTTTTTCCGCGACGTCGTGTCGGGTGTCGTCGAGCGGCAACGCTCGCTCGATCCGTTGATCGATGCCGCGTTGACGAAGGGGTGGCCGCTCAAACGCATCGAAGCGCTGATGCGTGCCGTGCTCCGCGCGGGTTTGTTTGAACTCGAGAAGCGCAGCGATATTCCGGCACGCGTGATCATCTCGGAGTATGTCGACGTTGCGCATGCTTTCGTCGACAAAGACGAGACCGGCATGATCAACGCGGTGCTGCACGAACTTGCGAAGACCGCGCGGCCCGACGAACTCGCGAAGAGCTCCTGA
- the ribH gene encoding 6,7-dimethyl-8-ribityllumazine synthase, with protein MAEAKRSITKVEGAEGAHILVIEARYYEVIGEALWLGASRALSKAGATAERINVAGALEIPTAIVIARDAAEAAGRPYDGAVALGCVIRGETSHYDIVAGESARALMDIAIADGFPVGNGILTVDTEDQAMARAALDRGDKGGDAVRAALGLVALKRRLAAGA; from the coding sequence ATGGCCGAAGCCAAACGCAGCATCACGAAAGTCGAAGGCGCCGAAGGCGCGCATATCCTCGTGATCGAGGCGCGCTATTACGAGGTGATCGGCGAAGCATTGTGGCTCGGCGCGAGCCGCGCGCTGAGCAAGGCCGGTGCGACCGCCGAGCGCATCAACGTTGCGGGTGCTCTCGAAATTCCGACCGCGATCGTGATCGCGCGCGATGCCGCAGAAGCTGCCGGCCGTCCGTATGACGGCGCCGTAGCGCTCGGCTGCGTGATCCGCGGCGAGACCAGCCACTACGACATCGTGGCAGGTGAATCGGCGCGTGCGTTGATGGACATCGCGATCGCGGACGGCTTCCCGGTCGGCAACGGCATTCTCACGGTTGACACTGAGGATCAGGCGATGGCGCGAGCAGCGCTCGATCGCGGTGACAAAGGCGGCGACGCGGTGCGCGCGGCGCTCGGTCTCGTTGCGCTCAAACGCCGACTGGCAGCGGGCGCATGA
- a CDS encoding riboflavin synthase — protein sequence MFTGIVTDVGELVGLEAKAEGLSRLSIACVYDAAGIDLGASIACSGVCLTVVDKGKRGNRNVFDVDAAAETLAITTVGGWQVGSPINLERSLKIGDELGGHIVSGHVDGLAELVRREDLPDMARLTFRAPKELSRFIAQKGSVALDGVSLTVNTVAEDMFSVLIIPHTLKVTTIGRLKEGDKVNLEVDQMARYAARLIETR from the coding sequence ATGTTTACCGGGATCGTGACCGACGTCGGAGAACTGGTTGGCCTCGAGGCTAAGGCCGAGGGGCTGAGCCGTTTGTCGATCGCCTGCGTCTACGACGCCGCCGGAATTGACCTCGGTGCATCGATTGCCTGCTCCGGTGTGTGTCTGACGGTCGTCGACAAGGGCAAGCGCGGCAACCGCAACGTCTTCGATGTGGACGCGGCGGCCGAGACCTTGGCCATCACCACGGTGGGCGGCTGGCAGGTCGGCAGCCCGATCAATCTCGAACGCTCGCTCAAAATCGGTGACGAGCTCGGCGGCCATATCGTTTCGGGACATGTCGACGGTTTGGCCGAATTGGTCCGGCGCGAAGACCTGCCCGACATGGCCCGGTTGACGTTTCGCGCGCCGAAAGAGCTGTCGCGGTTCATCGCGCAAAAGGGGTCTGTCGCGCTCGACGGCGTCTCGCTGACCGTGAATACGGTCGCGGAAGACATGTTCTCGGTGTTGATCATCCCGCATACGTTGAAAGTGACGACGATCGGGCGCCTGAAGGAAGGCGACAAGGTTAATCTCGAAGTCGACCAAATGGCGCGCTACGCAGCGCGGCTGATCGAAACCCGATAA
- the ribD gene encoding bifunctional diaminohydroxyphosphoribosylaminopyrimidine deaminase/5-amino-6-(5-phosphoribosylamino)uracil reductase RibD — protein MSVAEALRIDPEIDVRMMDLAIRMGRRMLGRTWPNPAVGAVVVQDGPNGPIVVGRGATQPGGRPHAETEALRQAGTAARGGTLYVTLEPCSHHGKTPPCADAILGAGIRRVVSAMDDANPSVTGAGHRRLRAAGVQVDVGLGGDEVRRNLVGHMRRMQDGRPHVMLKLALSSDDKVGLPGRKPAAITGEETRARVHMMRAMSDAIAVGVGTAMADNPSLTCRLPGMLARSPVRVVFDTNLRLPVDNRLVQTVDDAPLWVITGVDAPVEAERALQSRGIEVIRVRTEDGRVRLEGSLNALAARGITSLMVEGGPILARALLNEDLVDEATIMRGPITIGDEGVPALDGLPIEAITGSERFREIVSMTCGDDSYADYVRA, from the coding sequence ATGAGCGTCGCAGAGGCGCTTCGTATCGATCCTGAAATTGACGTGCGCATGATGGATCTTGCCATCCGCATGGGCCGCCGCATGCTTGGGCGCACGTGGCCCAATCCGGCTGTCGGCGCGGTCGTCGTGCAGGATGGGCCCAACGGTCCGATCGTCGTCGGGCGCGGTGCGACGCAGCCCGGTGGACGACCTCACGCCGAAACGGAAGCGCTGCGCCAGGCCGGCACGGCTGCGCGCGGCGGTACGCTCTACGTTACGCTCGAGCCTTGCTCGCATCACGGCAAGACGCCGCCTTGCGCCGACGCAATCCTCGGAGCCGGCATTCGCCGCGTGGTGTCGGCGATGGACGATGCCAACCCGTCGGTGACGGGGGCAGGGCATCGCCGTCTGCGCGCCGCCGGCGTTCAGGTCGATGTCGGTCTTGGCGGCGACGAGGTGCGGCGCAATCTCGTCGGGCATATGCGGCGTATGCAGGACGGCCGGCCGCATGTGATGCTCAAGCTGGCGCTGTCGAGCGACGACAAGGTCGGCCTGCCGGGCCGTAAGCCGGCGGCGATCACGGGCGAAGAAACACGCGCGCGCGTTCACATGATGCGCGCGATGAGCGATGCGATTGCGGTCGGTGTCGGCACCGCGATGGCGGACAATCCCTCGCTCACCTGCCGGTTGCCCGGCATGCTAGCGCGCTCGCCGGTGCGCGTGGTGTTCGATACAAACTTGCGCCTGCCGGTCGACAATCGCCTGGTTCAAACCGTCGACGATGCGCCATTGTGGGTGATCACGGGCGTCGATGCGCCGGTCGAGGCCGAGCGCGCGCTGCAGTCGCGCGGCATCGAAGTTATCCGGGTGCGGACCGAGGATGGCCGCGTGCGGCTCGAAGGCTCGCTCAACGCGCTCGCGGCGCGCGGTATCACAAGCCTGATGGTCGAGGGCGGGCCGATCCTCGCGCGTGCGCTGCTCAACGAGGACTTGGTCGACGAGGCGACGATCATGCGTGGGCCGATCACGATCGGCGACGAAGGTGTGCCGGCGCTCGATGGATTGCCGATCGAAGCGATCACCGGGTCGGAGCGCTTCCGCGAGATCGTGTCGATGACCTGTGGCGACGACAGCTACGCGGACTATGTAAGGGCCTGA
- the nrdR gene encoding transcriptional regulator NrdR, with protein MRCPSCNSLDTQVKDSRPTEDSAAIRRRRVCLSCGFRFTTFERVQLRELTVMKRNGRRVPFDRDKLQRSLQIALRKRPVEPETIERVVSKVVRDLESDGENEISTETIGESVMKNLRDVDDVAYVRFASVYRNFREAKDFNAVIGELSSREEPDDKK; from the coding sequence ATGCGCTGCCCGAGCTGCAATAGCCTCGACACGCAGGTCAAGGATTCACGGCCGACCGAAGATTCGGCCGCGATCCGGCGTCGCCGCGTGTGTCTGTCGTGTGGCTTCCGCTTCACGACGTTTGAGCGCGTGCAGCTGCGCGAATTGACCGTGATGAAGCGCAACGGACGCCGCGTGCCGTTCGATCGGGATAAGCTGCAACGCTCGTTGCAGATCGCGCTGCGCAAGCGGCCGGTCGAGCCGGAAACGATCGAGCGTGTCGTGTCGAAAGTCGTCCGAGACCTCGAAAGCGATGGCGAGAACGAGATTTCGACGGAGACGATCGGCGAGAGCGTGATGAAGAATCTGCGCGACGTCGATGACGTTGCGTATGTGCGCTTCGCCTCGGTTTACCGCAATTTCCGTGAGGCCAAGGATTTCAACGCCGTCATCGGCGAGCTGTCCTCGCGGGAAGAGCCGGACGACAAGAAATGA
- the glyA gene encoding serine hydroxymethyltransferase: protein MTASPSSAQATKASDFFTASLADADPAIFQMIGKELGRQRDEIELIASENIVSRAVLEAQGSVLTNKYAEGYPGKRYYGGCQYVDEVETLAIERVTKLFGAKFANVQPHSGASANLAAFMAVMQPGDTFMGLNLAAGGHLTHGSPVNYSGKWFNIVPYSVRQDDQRIDYDEVARLATEHRPKLIVAGGSAYPRTIDFRRFREIADSVGARLMVDMAHFAGLVAGGIHPNPIEHAHLVTSTTHKTLRGPRGGFVLTNEEDLAKRVNSAVFPGTQGGPLMHVIAAKAVAFGEALQPSFRAYAKAIVDNAKALAETLKSRGFDIVSGGTDTHLMLVDLRPKNLTGKVSEEALGRAHITCNKNGIPFDPAKPAVTSGIRLGTPAGTTRGFGIAEFKQIGDLITEVLDVLSQKGTTEDSLVEAAVREKVKTLVGRFPIYNG, encoded by the coding sequence ATGACCGCTTCTCCGTCGTCCGCGCAAGCGACGAAAGCCAGCGATTTTTTCACCGCCAGTTTGGCCGACGCCGATCCGGCTATTTTCCAGATGATCGGCAAGGAGCTGGGCCGCCAGCGCGACGAGATCGAATTGATCGCGTCGGAAAACATCGTCAGCCGGGCCGTGCTCGAAGCACAAGGCTCGGTGCTGACGAACAAGTATGCGGAAGGCTACCCGGGTAAGCGCTACTACGGCGGTTGCCAGTATGTCGACGAGGTCGAGACGCTCGCGATCGAGCGCGTGACGAAGCTCTTCGGCGCCAAGTTTGCGAACGTGCAGCCGCATTCCGGTGCGTCGGCTAACCTCGCGGCGTTCATGGCCGTGATGCAGCCCGGCGACACGTTCATGGGGCTCAATCTCGCCGCCGGCGGACATCTCACGCATGGCTCGCCGGTGAACTATTCGGGCAAGTGGTTCAACATCGTGCCGTACAGCGTGCGGCAGGACGATCAACGCATCGATTATGATGAAGTCGCGCGCCTCGCGACCGAGCATCGCCCGAAGCTGATCGTTGCTGGTGGCTCTGCTTATCCGCGCACGATCGATTTCCGCCGGTTCCGTGAGATTGCGGATTCCGTTGGCGCGCGTCTGATGGTCGACATGGCGCATTTTGCGGGTTTGGTCGCGGGCGGCATTCATCCGAATCCGATCGAGCATGCGCATCTCGTCACCTCGACGACGCACAAGACGTTGCGCGGTCCGCGCGGCGGCTTCGTGCTGACCAACGAGGAAGACCTCGCAAAGCGCGTCAATTCGGCGGTGTTCCCGGGCACGCAAGGCGGCCCGCTGATGCATGTGATCGCCGCGAAGGCCGTTGCGTTCGGCGAAGCGCTGCAGCCGTCGTTCCGCGCTTATGCGAAGGCTATCGTCGACAACGCGAAAGCGCTGGCCGAGACGCTCAAATCGCGCGGTTTCGACATCGTGTCGGGCGGCACCGACACGCATCTCATGCTGGTCGATCTGCGCCCGAAGAATCTCACCGGCAAAGTTTCCGAGGAGGCGCTCGGCCGCGCTCACATCACCTGCAATAAGAACGGCATCCCGTTCGATCCCGCGAAGCCGGCCGTAACGTCGGGCATTCGCCTTGGCACGCCGGCCGGAACGACGCGCGGCTTCGGCATCGCGGAGTTCAAGCAAATCGGCGATCTGATCACCGAAGTGCTCGACGTGCTGTCGCAGAAGGGCACGACCGAGGACTCGCTGGTTGAGGCCGCAGTGCGCGAGAAGGTGAAGACCCTGGTCGGACGCTTCCCGATCTATAACGGCTAA
- a CDS encoding L,D-transpeptidase family protein has translation MPKSTLPTLSPATVETTEQAIPSYEAIVARGGWPAIPKEPLRVGRKSAGVVALRQRLTAGSDLDPNAGQGDIYDTYVEQAVRRFQARHGLTVDGRVNEATLAAMNVPAQARLNQLKTNLPRLRAMGSSLPPRFVMCNLPAAQIETIENGVVVTRHTAIVGKPDRASPDINSRIVEVNFNPFWTVPVSIVRKDLIPKMQAEPDYLVKQRIRVYDPKGVEVPPGQINWYSQEAVNYRFRQDPGDFNSMGSIRINFPSPHGVYMHDTPSKNLFGDDFRFHSSGCVRVQNVRDFVTWLLAETPNWSRPEVDQAIKSGERKDARMIKPVPLHWVYVTAWATPDGVVQFRDDIYNRDGLGQVAQRG, from the coding sequence ATGCCGAAGTCGACGCTGCCGACGTTATCGCCCGCGACGGTCGAGACAACCGAGCAGGCGATCCCGAGCTATGAGGCGATCGTCGCGCGCGGCGGTTGGCCCGCGATCCCAAAAGAGCCGCTGCGTGTCGGGCGTAAGAGCGCAGGCGTCGTCGCGTTGCGCCAGCGGCTGACGGCGGGCAGCGATCTCGACCCGAATGCCGGGCAGGGCGACATCTATGATACCTACGTCGAGCAGGCCGTGCGGCGCTTCCAGGCGCGTCACGGGTTGACCGTCGATGGTCGCGTCAATGAAGCGACGCTGGCGGCGATGAATGTGCCAGCGCAGGCGCGGCTCAATCAGCTCAAGACCAATCTTCCGCGATTGCGCGCGATGGGATCGTCGCTGCCGCCGCGTTTCGTGATGTGCAATCTGCCGGCTGCCCAGATCGAGACGATCGAGAACGGCGTCGTCGTCACGCGTCACACCGCGATCGTCGGGAAGCCGGATCGGGCGTCGCCGGATATCAACAGCCGTATCGTCGAGGTCAACTTCAACCCGTTCTGGACCGTGCCGGTCTCGATCGTGCGGAAAGACTTGATCCCGAAAATGCAGGCCGAGCCGGACTATTTGGTGAAGCAACGCATCCGCGTTTACGACCCCAAGGGCGTCGAAGTCCCGCCGGGCCAGATCAACTGGTACTCGCAGGAAGCCGTGAACTATCGCTTCCGGCAGGATCCGGGTGACTTCAATTCGATGGGCTCGATCCGGATCAACTTCCCGAGCCCGCACGGCGTCTACATGCACGATACGCCGTCGAAGAATCTCTTCGGCGACGATTTCCGCTTTCACTCGTCGGGCTGCGTACGCGTGCAGAACGTGCGCGACTTCGTCACGTGGCTTCTTGCCGAAACGCCGAATTGGTCGCGTCCTGAAGTCGATCAGGCGATCAAGAGCGGCGAGCGGAAGGATGCGCGCATGATCAAGCCCGTTCCGCTGCACTGGGTGTATGTGACGGCATGGGCGACGCCGGACGGCGTCGTGCAGTTTCGCGATGATATCTACAATCGCGATGGCTTGGGGCAGGTCGCGCAGCGCGGTTGA
- the ldtR gene encoding transcriptional regulator LdtR — protein sequence MKPVAAKPIEPVERQNRYDHIQPLYLEALTLVERLHRRLLDVIKDEFDRRGRNDMNAVQALLLFNIGDKELTAGELRTRGYYLGSNVSYNLKKLVEMGFLDHQRSRVDRRSVRIKLTEKGREVRDTVDQLYKKHVRTVEQVGGISAEEFATLNKSLQRLERFWTDQILYRL from the coding sequence ATGAAACCCGTTGCCGCAAAGCCGATTGAACCGGTCGAACGTCAGAACCGGTACGACCACATCCAGCCGCTGTATCTTGAAGCTTTGACGCTGGTTGAGCGTCTGCATCGCCGGCTCCTCGACGTCATCAAGGACGAATTCGATCGCCGCGGTCGCAACGACATGAACGCGGTCCAGGCGCTGTTGCTGTTCAATATCGGCGACAAGGAACTCACCGCCGGCGAACTCCGCACCCGCGGTTATTACCTCGGTTCAAACGTCTCTTATAACTTGAAGAAGCTCGTGGAGATGGGCTTCCTCGATCACCAGCGCTCGCGCGTCGATCGCCGTTCGGTTCGCATCAAGCTGACCGAAAAGGGCCGTGAAGTGCGCGATACGGTCGATCAGCTCTACAAAAAGCACGTCCGTACGGTCGAGCAGGTCGGCGGCATTTCGGCTGAAGAATTTGCGACCCTGAACAAGTCGCTGCAGCGCCTCGAGCGCTTCTGGACCGACCAGATCCTTTATCGTCTCTGA
- the mmsB gene encoding 3-hydroxyisobutyrate dehydrogenase, with protein sequence MAKIGFIGLGNMGLPMALNLIKAGHEVVGFDLSKDALEKLGAAGGKSAASTTAACEGCEVIVTMLPAGQHVRGVYTGANGIIANAKGNPLLIDCSTIDVDSARAVTAAAKEKGLDMVDAPVSGGVGGAQGATLTFMVGGEDKAFARAKPYLEQMGKTIVHAGGAGNGQAAKICNNMILGISMLAVSEGFVLAEKLGLDAQKLFDIASKSSGSCWAMVNYCPVPGPVPTSPANRDYAPGFTGAMMLKDMKLSQDAAKSAGAKTEIGAHAAELYEKYADSGNAARDFSGIVQQIRQAK encoded by the coding sequence ATGGCGAAGATCGGATTCATCGGGCTCGGCAACATGGGCCTGCCGATGGCACTCAACTTGATCAAGGCGGGCCACGAGGTCGTCGGCTTCGATCTGAGCAAGGACGCGCTGGAAAAGCTCGGCGCTGCCGGCGGCAAGAGCGCGGCGAGCACGACGGCAGCATGCGAGGGCTGCGAAGTCATCGTCACGATGCTGCCGGCCGGGCAACATGTGCGCGGTGTCTATACGGGCGCGAACGGCATCATCGCGAATGCAAAAGGCAATCCACTGCTGATCGATTGTTCGACGATCGATGTCGACAGCGCACGCGCCGTGACGGCTGCGGCGAAAGAAAAAGGCCTCGACATGGTCGATGCGCCGGTGTCCGGCGGCGTGGGCGGTGCGCAAGGCGCGACGCTTACGTTCATGGTCGGCGGCGAGGACAAAGCATTCGCGCGCGCTAAGCCGTATCTCGAGCAGATGGGTAAGACGATCGTGCATGCCGGCGGCGCCGGCAACGGACAGGCCGCGAAGATCTGCAACAACATGATCCTCGGCATATCGATGCTCGCGGTGTCGGAAGGCTTCGTGCTCGCCGAGAAGCTCGGGCTCGATGCGCAGAAGCTGTTCGACATCGCGTCGAAGTCGTCCGGTTCGTGCTGGGCGATGGTGAACTATTGCCCGGTGCCCGGCCCCGTGCCGACATCGCCAGCCAATCGCGACTACGCACCGGGCTTTACGGGCGCGATGATGCTCAAGGACATGAAGCTTTCGCAGGACGCGGCGAAGTCGGCCGGCGCCAAAACCGAGATCGGTGCGCATGCGGCCGAGCTCTACGAGAAGTATGCGGACAGCGGCAATGCGGCGCGTGATTTCTCCGGCATCGTCCAGCAAATCCGCCAAGCGAAGTGA
- a CDS encoding DUF6163 family protein has product MSDPFRAIDESTAGVTPNVWAQWLIYYVRALAIISLIKGVFHWAQVCGIGDKTGYAFDAAPVAWKAATIFFAVIDLVAAIGLWLAAAWGGVVWLTAALSMTAVEVLFPDVFGGSFVVILMECLAIAGYLGLALMASRETAE; this is encoded by the coding sequence ATGAGCGACCCGTTTCGCGCGATCGACGAAAGCACAGCCGGCGTTACACCGAATGTCTGGGCGCAGTGGCTGATCTACTATGTGCGCGCCCTCGCTATCATCTCGCTGATCAAGGGCGTGTTCCATTGGGCGCAAGTTTGCGGCATCGGCGATAAGACCGGCTATGCCTTCGACGCAGCGCCGGTCGCTTGGAAGGCCGCTACGATCTTCTTCGCCGTCATCGATCTCGTCGCAGCAATCGGCTTGTGGCTCGCGGCCGCCTGGGGCGGCGTTGTCTGGCTCACGGCGGCCTTGTCAATGACGGCGGTCGAGGTTCTGTTTCCGGATGTGTTCGGCGGCAGCTTCGTCGTGATCCTGATGGAGTGCCTCGCTATCGCGGGATATCTCGGGCTTGCGCTGATGGCCTCGCGCGAGACTGCGGAATAA
- a CDS encoding enoyl-CoA hydratase/isomerase family protein encodes MPENAEILFEKRGEAGVVTLNRPQALNAVTLSMVHALTNALQSWVNDASVTRVIVKAEGGKAFSAGGDIRALWESGKAGRFDEMLTFWRDEYALNSYIKHYPKPYVSLIDGIVMGGGVGVSVHGSHRVAGDRYLFAMPEVGIGFFPDVGATFFLPRMPGETGTYCGLTGDRVKTADAVATGLATHHVPSSRWIDLFDALCGSDDVNTTLARFAQTADGAGPVVTQRKTIDTCFAKDSVEEIFDSLDADGSEFALATAKGIRAKSPTALKIALRQVRDGAGASLNECLNIEYRIVSRLIHQNDFYEGVRAAIIDKDQMPVWVPETLDSVGDVGAFFASLGDKELGLP; translated from the coding sequence ATGCCGGAAAACGCGGAGATTCTGTTCGAAAAACGGGGCGAAGCGGGTGTCGTAACGCTCAACCGCCCGCAGGCGTTGAATGCCGTGACGCTCTCAATGGTTCATGCGCTGACCAATGCGCTCCAATCGTGGGTCAATGATGCGTCAGTGACGCGCGTCATTGTCAAAGCGGAAGGCGGAAAAGCGTTCTCGGCGGGCGGCGATATTCGCGCGTTGTGGGAAAGCGGCAAGGCCGGACGTTTCGACGAAATGCTGACCTTCTGGCGCGACGAATACGCGCTGAATTCCTACATAAAACATTACCCTAAGCCGTATGTCTCGTTGATCGACGGGATCGTGATGGGCGGCGGCGTTGGGGTTTCGGTGCACGGTTCGCATCGTGTTGCGGGCGATCGATATTTGTTTGCGATGCCCGAAGTAGGAATCGGCTTCTTCCCCGATGTTGGTGCGACATTTTTCCTGCCGCGAATGCCAGGAGAGACGGGGACTTATTGCGGACTGACCGGCGATCGCGTCAAGACAGCGGATGCGGTCGCAACCGGCCTCGCGACGCATCACGTTCCGTCGTCGCGTTGGATCGATCTCTTCGACGCATTGTGCGGGAGCGACGATGTCAACACGACGCTGGCGCGCTTCGCGCAAACGGCAGACGGTGCGGGACCTGTCGTCACGCAGCGCAAGACGATCGACACTTGCTTCGCGAAGGATAGCGTTGAAGAGATTTTTGACTCGCTCGACGCAGACGGAAGCGAGTTTGCTCTGGCGACTGCGAAAGGCATTCGAGCAAAATCGCCGACTGCTTTGAAGATAGCGCTGCGGCAGGTGCGTGACGGCGCGGGCGCGTCGCTCAATGAGTGTCTGAACATCGAGTATCGCATCGTGAGCCGCCTCATCCATCAAAACGATTTTTACGAAGGCGTGCGCGCCGCGATCATCGACAAAGATCAAATGCCGGTGTGGGTACCGGAAACGCTCGACAGCGTCGGCGATGTCGGCGCATTCTTCGCGTCGCTCGGCGACAAGGAGCTCGGCCTGCCATGA